Part of the Rhodococcus sp. OK302 genome is shown below.
AACGGACTTCGTCCACTCCTCGCGGGTTCAACCGCGCCGCGAGCCGTGGCCGTGACCTCGTTCGCGGCGCTCAATGAGGTCGACGACCGGCTTCTCGCCGCCTATCTCGAAGGAGACGAAGAGAAAACAGCGGTAGAAACCGAACGAATCACCGCGTCAGGAAGAACTGATCTTCTCTATCCTTCCTCGAAACGTGCACTGTCTCAGTGGCTTCGACGTGAGTCGATCACACCCCAATGGGCAGGAAACGGCATTCCCCTCAACGGCGTGGCACCCGGAATCATTCGCACACCGATGACTTTCTCAATCCTGGAGAATGAGGACAGTCGTCAATCACTTCTCGACATGGTGCCGATGCCCCTCAACGGCCCAGCCGATGCCCACGTCCCGGCAAAGCTGGTGGCTTGGCTTGCCAGCGAAGAGAACTCACATGTCACCGGGCAAGTAATCTTCCTCGATGGCGGAGCTGACGCCACTGTCCGCGGCGATGCAATCTTCGCCCGACAGCAGTAGATCGCAGTTCACCCTCCCCATCCAAGGTGGCCACCCAATGCTGCTCTAGTGGTGGAATCGCTCGAACTAGAGCAACTAAGCGTCCTGGCGTGTAGCGGGACCTGCTTCGATGACTTCTTTTCATTCAGACCTCGCGCTCTTCGCATGAGATCAAACCGAAAGACCCCCAACGGATAGCTCGAGGGTCCTCGCAACATCGGCGATTGTTTTGCTGGATGCAGTAACCGCAATGACGCTCGACTGGGGTATCCCAGTCGAGCGTTTTCTGCGAACACTCGCCAAAGCACCGTTCACGGCATTCCCCGACCGCCAACCGAACGAGTCACCTTCGGAAAAGTCTGCCGAATAAACCTATTGGACTGGTGCCCTCTGAATCCGTTGCGGCGGAAGGCCCCCATTCCAGGCGATTCTCGCAGCGGCCGGCGAGGCCTACAGGCCGGGAAGTGACCGCAATGAGGTCAATGTGGCCGTACAGGCTTTGGCCGCCTCGGCCCCCTTCTTCTCGAAGTGCTCAGTAAAATAGGCAGTATGTTCACTGTGCTCATGAAAGTGATGTGGAGTCAACACGATTGAAAATACCGGCACACCAGTATCGAGTTGAACCCGCATAAGCCCGTCAATGACCGCAGTCGATACGAACTCATGCCGGTAGATGCCGCCGTCGACCACCAGTGCCGCGGCAACGACCGCATCGTATCGACCACTGAGCGCCAACCGTTGGGCGTGTAATGGAATCTCGAATGCTCCCGGCACCTCGAAGAACTCCACCCGTTCCTTGCTGTATCCCAGCGTGGTCACCTCATCGGAAAAGCCTTTGCGCGCACGGTCGACAATGTTGCGATGCCAAGTGGCCTGAATGAAAGCGATCTGACCTTGACTGTTTTTCATCATGATTCTCTCCTGTTCATGGGAACTACGACGCGGCAGAATCAGGCCACTGAATGAACCGTCCGAATTACTTTCCGCCACTAAATTTCGACGTAACGATTCTCCAGCGGCGGTCAGACGTCTTGCGCGACGTAGTCGGCACCGACCAAAATCTTGCGGATCGTATCGACATCACTGCCCATCTGCTCTATCAAGCCTTCGATCGAGTCAAAGGACTCCACATCACGCACATGTGCGACAAAGGAGATCTCAACCGCAACTCCGTACAGTTCGAGGTCGGTGCGGTCCAGAACGTAGCTTTCGATACGCCGATCGCGTACACCCTCGAATGTCGGATTCGTGCCGACGCTGATCGCCGCGGGGTAAATGTCCCGCGTATCCATCCGCCTCAACCAGCCGGCGTAAACACCATCCGTGGGTACGTCCTGTTGGTAGTCCACCGGCACGTTGGCGGTAGGGAAACCAAGTTGACGACCACGCTGGTCTCCGTAGACCACGACGCCATGCACAGGAGAGGAAGGGAGCAAACCCTGTGTTGCATTGAAGATTAGGCTGTGCGTGTCCGGCGTTGAGCATGACTCGACAACTCGTTGGGCGAGGAGCTCTCGGGGTGTCGCAGATTCCGTTGCCATTTTCGATTCCTCCGGAAGGTGTGAGTGTGGGTCGGACTTCATGCTTGATTGCCCGGACAAAGTCGGGGCGCCGCCACCGACGCCCTCGTAATCCTGGCAGCTGCTGGATTCAGAGTTGCCTCATTACCGCTGTTGCGTAACGACATCCGGGCTATTCGTGCGTCAGGGCACTTGTCCCGATGCCGTCGCCGGTAGCGAAAGTGCGCTGAGTAGGCGCCCGGCGAGGTATCAGGAAGACGAGAATCATCGCGATGAGAACTCCGATGATCGCAAGACCGATCGCAATGCCGTAGGCGCTGACTTGTGGAAACTGCGTGCCTGGAACGACCGCGCTCGACAACACGACTGCAAACGCCGAGATGCCTACACTCTTGCAAATTGCCCCTACGACGACGACTACCCCCATCCCTTCTCCCATGTTTTCCTGAGGAAGGAATTCTGCGAGCAAGTTGGGAATCGCCGACAGGACAAAGGTGAGACCCGTGCCGCCGAGTATCAACAGCGCAATCATCACTGGCAGGTTTTCTCGTAGGAAATAGAAGCCGGGCAGTGTTACCAACTGGATCGCAATCCCGATCCCGATCGGCGTCCTCGCCCCCGATATTCGGGCGAGCCTGCCGGACAGTGGAGTGAAAAGGAAACCCACGATGGAAAGCACCAGCGCTATTTGGCCGAACTGAGACGGTGTGAGCCCTAGCCCCACAGGCGCAGAGGTGGGCCCCTGGAACAGAATTGGTTGAACCAATTGCATTCCGCCCAGCGCTCCGAATGTCACGAAGGCAAAAATTCCGAGAGTCAGTGCGTACTGCGATTTGGCAAGCAGACGAAGGTTCAGCAGGGGGTTCTCCACGCGCAACTCCCACAGGACCCAGATCGTTCCGACGACGACTCCGAGGCCGATGCCGCAGAGCACGGTCGGACTCCCCCATCCTTTGGTCTGCGAAGACGTTGCGCCGTAAAGAATTAGGGCAAGTGCAGGAACAAAGAGAGCACCGCCGACAAAATCGATACGTTCGCCCTTTACCCGGGTAACGGGCGATCGTTCGATACCGACTGCGCACACCACGGCAGCGAAAGCCGCGAGTGCCGCCGCGACGATGAAGATTGCTTGCCAGCCGACGTGCTCGATCAGTAGACCCGACACGTAGAAGCCGGCCGCACCGGCCAAAGTCTGAACGCCCGCAACAACCGAAAGCGTTACCGGTACACGCCTGGGCAGCACAGCTTCGCGCGCGACGCCGAGAACAAGTGGAAGCACCGCCCCCGAAACGCCTTGAAGTGTGCGACCGACAACAACTGCCGTGAACGTTCCGACAGCTACGCTGACTACCGAGCCGATGATGGACAGCAGCAGGACGATTATCAGAACCTTCTTACGTCCGAAGAGGTCGCCAAGCCTGCCTCCGATCGCGGCGGATGCTCCGACCATCAAGTAGAACCCGGTAAATGCCCATCCGATATCGGCCGTCGTGACATTGAAGTCAGCGATCAGTTTCGGGACTACCGCAATAAGCATGCCTGCCTCGAACGCGCCGGTCGACTCTGCTGCGACCATGGCCATGAGGACCAGCAAGTACGGCTTCCGACGAGTCTCGGACGAAGTAGTTGGCACCGTTGATCCATCCATTTTCTTCTTTATCCCTTTTCAAGTCGAGCACGAAGAGTCTCGAGCATCTGCAAGGAGGAACAGGCTTGAATATGCCTCTTACAGAGCTGATTTGGCGGTTACGGAACGATCTCGAGTTCACCCGGTGGCGACGCAGTCACACGGGATATCTCGGTAGTGATGATTCGAAGTGCCCACTCAGCATCAGGGATATGGATTCGAAGCCGTCGGGGAACTCAGCAGCGTTGATGTGATCGGCTTGCCGTCCTGGAAGTTACCCACGGCGCACTCTAGAAGATTTTCTGCGCGGCAAGATCATTCGAGTGTCCGGTGTTACCGGTCCGTCTTCTACGGAAATCCGGTTCAGGGCCCCGGACGCCGTGCGCCGGGCCCTGAACCGAACAGATCATCCGAAGTCGTGGTAGTCCACGACCACACCGTCACGGAATGTCAGAAATGTGGCCAGATCGAGGCTGATTTTTTCGCCCGCAGCAGCCATACCCGGAACATCCACAGTCGGAGTGACTGTCCAGGTGTGACGAACGACGACTCGATCGGGACCAAGGACGTCCAGTGATTGGCGGTCGACGAAGGTCTTGCCCGGCATCATCTGCCCGGACGCTTCGAACATCGCCATGATCGCCGACCGTCCCGCCAACGTCCCCCCACGATTGTGGTGGGTCAGCTGAGCATCCTTACCGAACACTGACTCGAGGCGGCCAAGATCTCCGCTGTTGTAGGCATCGATGAACTTCTCAGCGTCTGCTGTCGGGTCGATGGTTTGATTGCTCATGTTCACTCCTCATGGGTCAAAAGATGTGCCGACTCTGTCCGTCTGAACAGAGTCGCTCTGGGAAACTACTGCCCAACATCGATGGAAAGTTGTCAGATCCACTGGGGACTAACACTTTACAATCGTTAGCCGACACGTTGATTGCCGGCCATGATCATGCCGTTCGTTCTGGGCGGAACCCCTGAAACGCCTGTGATGCCTGTGTTGCCTGCACCCTCAGCGACCGCGACGGACATCCTTGTACGGAAGGTCACGGTCGGCCGAATACTCACGCGGCATCCCGAGTACTCGCTCCGCGATGATGTTGCGGGCAATCTCGGTGGTGCCGCCACCCATACAGGCTGCCTGTCGCGTGATGAACGTTTCGCCGATCGCGCGGTCGCCGATTGTGCCTGCAAGGGAAACGATCCCGTGCGAGCCACCGATCTCGAGTGCGATCTCGGTTTGGCGAAGGTGCCCCAGCCCACTGAACAGACGAATGATCGAAGCGGACGACGCCGGCAGGCTCTCTGTTCGCATGCCTGTGACAACGCGCTCGACCAGATGCTGCTGCACCTTGCCCATCGCATGCGACTCTGCGATCAGCTCCCGCACGTGACGGTCCTCCGAGCGACCCGTTCGGCGAGCGATATCGATCATTCCCTCGGTTGGCGAACGCCGCTTCGGCCCCATCAACTTTCCGCTTACGTACTGCGAGCCACCGCCTACGGAGTTGCGCTCATGGAACATCTGGCGCGATGCCACTTCCCAACCGCCGTTGATTTCACCAACGACGTTCGCGACAGGAACCTCGACGTTGTCGAAGAATTCCTGACAGAACTCCTCATTTCCGTTCACCTGCCTGATGCGACGGATTTCGATACCAGGCTGGTGCACCTTGAGGAGGAACATTGTCAGCCCTCGGTGCTTGGGGGCATCCCAGTCCGTACGAGCCAGGCATAGTGCGTAATCCGCTGCGTAGGCCCACGAACTCCAGATCTTCGACCCGTTCAGAATAAAGACGTCACCGTCGCGGGTGGCGCGTGTAACCACCCCGGCGAGGTCGGATCCACAACTGGGCTCGGAGAGAAACTGCACCAGCGCTTCCTCGCCGCGGATCATCGCCGACAGATGCTGCTTCTTCTGCTCTTCGGTACCCATATCGAGGATGGTCGGGCCACAAATGCTGAACGTCGGCGAGTTGAGCAACTGCGGCATCTCGTAGCCGACGACCTCTTCGTTAAAGGCATTCTGGTGTGCAGGCGTCAGGCCCTGACCGCCATATTCCTTCGGATAGCACAACCCTGCAAAACCGCCGCTGTACAACAACTTCTGCAGTTCGCTGGCGCGTTCCCACGCGGCTTCGTCGTAATCTTCGCTCTCAGGTTCGTCGCCCGTAACCGGCTTTGCCAGAGGTAGGTTGGCGGCGATCCAGTTCTTGGCTCGCGATCGGAAGGACTCGACATCCTCGATAGCGTCAATCTCGGTCGGTGATCCCATAATGACTCCCCTTTGTGTCAAACGCCGATGATCGTGGCAAGTCGCTCACGATGCTCGGATGGTGTGCCCCAGCTGACCCGATTCACCGTCGCGCGGCGCAGGTATAGGTGGATGTCGTGTTCCCAGGTGATTCCGATCCCGCCATGCAGCTGGACACAGTCCTGGATGATGTCGGTTGCTACCTGTCCGATGTAGGACTTCGCGATGCTCACCATTTCGGCGGCCTCCGGTGATCGGTTTTCTACCGCTCGCGCCGCGGCAGCAGTAGTGCCCTGCGAAGCCTCGAGCCACATCTTCATATCGGCGACGCGATGCTTGAGCGCCTGATAGGACGCGAGCGGGCGACCGAACGAGTATCGGTCGAACATCCACTGAAGCGTGTCTTCGAGCACGCGGCTGATGACGCCAACCAGTTCAGCGCACTGAAGCACGACCGCGATTTGCAATTGTCGCTCGATTGCCTGCCCGGTCTCGTCACCCGAAAAGACCAGTGCCGAACTGGGGATCCGCACACCATCGAAGCTGACCTGCGAGTACTGGCGGACGAGATCAATACCGGTCAGCGGCGTGATCGTCAATCCAGGCAAGTCGGTTGGCACGAGATACTGGGCGAGTCCGTCGTCGCGGCGCGCAGTCACGAGTATGTACTCGGATTGCTCGGCGGACTCGACCCGATCTTTGACGCCGGTCAACACGAGTTCGTCGCCTTCCGAAGCGGCTACCAGCTGAGTACCAGCGGGATCCCAGCCTCGGTCGATCTCACACATGGCGTAGGTAGCGACCGCGTCCCCTGCCATCAGCTGTTCAATTACCTTCACGTGCGCCGACATGTTGCTTGATTCCGACAGAGCGGCAGCTACCACGTTCGCCACGACAAGCGGTCCGGGCGACACAAGTCGACCCATCTCTTCCGCGACGATCGCCATGTCGAGCAGACCAGCCCCCGAAATGCTGTCGCCTCCGGATTTCTCACTCACCAACATCGACATCCAGCCGAGTTCGGCACCTCGCTGCCACCAGTCGCGGTCGAAGCCTTTGCCGCTTTCGGCCAGCTCACGAACCTTTTCCAGCGACGATTCCTTTTCCAGAAATTCCTTTGTCGTCCCGCGGAACAGTTGCTGATCCGGGGTTAGTTCGAACTCCACCGAGTCTCCTCCTAAATGCCTACCCGTCCGGGCTTCGCCGGTACGGCCATCGAGCGCCTGTCACTTGCCGCCGCTAAAGCCCCTGAAAACTGTTGCGACAGAAATCTCTTCGTCTCCACCGTGGGGTCTGTGCCAGTGGCGCAGCCGCACTGTCGGGGGGCTTATCGAGAGCGGCGCGTGGAAGTGACACCGATTCGAGCAATCTCGACACGATGCATCGAATGTTCGAATGTCATCAATATATTGAGGGTGGGTACCGCCGTCAAGACCCAGAAATTGCCACTTGACCAGAGATCGCAAGACCCATAGTTTGATACTTCCTGAATGATTGAAAAAGTATGGACCGAAAAGGGAGAAATGAAGGCACTCGAGGTTGATCCCGACAATGTGTTCAGCACTGCCGAAGAGGTGGGCGATGCACTGCGCACCGTCGGATACCTCGCCGATGATCGGATTGCCCAAGCCGTTCATCTCGGCTACCGGCTACAAAAGCCGGTTCTCGTCGAAGGACCAGCCGGAACAGGAAAGACAGAACTAGCCAAATCTGTTGCTCTGGCAACTAATTCACAACTGATCCGACTCCAGTGCTATGAAGGACTCGACGAGTCCAAGGCACTCTACGAGTGGGACTACCGCAAACAGCTACTGCACCTCCAAGCCCGTGGGCAGAAAGAACCAGGGTCAATCACAACAGAACCCGAACTCGACCTGTTCGACGAATATTTCCTGCTGACTCGACCACTGCTGAAAGCCATCAGGAGCACCGATTCGGTTGTCCTACTTATCGACGAGGTCGATCGCATCGACGTTCAGACCGAGGCTCTTTTACTCGAGGTGCTGTCCGAATACCAGGTGTCGATACCTGAACTGGGCACGGTCACTGCAACGCGCATCCCCGCCGTGTTCTTGACGTCCAACAACAGCCGCGATCTGTCCGACGCCCTCAAGCGCCGGTGCCTGTATTTGAACATCGACTACCCGAGTGCCGAGCGAGAAAGAGACATCATCGCCGCTCGAGTACCGGGAATCTCACTGCAGCTCGCTGAGACCGTTTCCGAGGTGATTCGTTCATTGCGTTCGATGAACCTGTCGAAGAAGCCGTCAATTTCGGAAACTCTCGACTGGGCCCGCACTTTGACGATTCTCAACGTCGACGAGGTCAGCTCGGACGTCCTCCTCGACACCCTGCCGGTACTGCTGAAAAATCAGTCCGACATAGCACTGGCAACGAAAGAACTCGCCGAGACACCTCGATGAACCACCCGCACCGCTCAGTCCGAAAGAAAACGCAGCACACTCTCGATGGCGTAGAAACTCGCCGGCGTGGAAAAATGGTCGGTTCCGGGCAGCGTCACCAGCGTTGCGGTCGGCAGCGCCGCAACCAGACCTGCAGCAGTACCGGCAAAGTCGTTCTCGCCCATAACAACAAGCGTCGGCAATCTGATCTCGGCCAATTCTTCGGCACTGAGCTGCGGACGATCCATCCGCAGGAAGCGTGCTACGGCGAATCGATCATTGCCCACGCCGACAACGAGCCGGCGGATAGTCCGGGCCGTTCCTGCCGAAGGCTCGTCATCTGCTTCGAGGGCATCCACGATCGTCCCCAGCATCGCGTCACCGGCGCCTTCACCTGGATCCCCGACGCCCAGCACAGCGATTCTCCGGAATGCAGCAGGACACCGCGCTGCAGCCCTGAGCAGTGCGTGCCCGCCAGCCGAAAAGCCCACCGCATCAACCTGTTTACCCTCGGATGGACAGCCCCGCAATACAACATCAGCCGGATCCTCCGATGCCGATACGGAATCGACTCCGTGACCGGGAAGCGCTACGCCAATGACGTTGCGGCCCTCCCCTTCCAAAATATCGACCCATCCGGTGGCCTGCCAATTGTGGTCGAAGGACGATCCGACACCGTGGACCATCAAGACAGGTTCATGAGGCATGGAATCAGCGTATCCGAAACATCGACCGTAGTGAGCACCTCATGAGAGCTGCTGTCGAAGGTCTGATCTGGGAGCTACGCGACATTGGCCTACCGATCTCTGTGTCCGAACACATCGACGCGTTGCGCGTACTACGCCACATCGAGTTGGGGAACCGGACAGCCGTAAAATTCGCGCTCGCAAGTGTTCTCGTCAAGAACAATGCTCACGAGTCCGCCTTTTCAACGGTCTTCGATATCTATTTCGGCATGCGCAGTATCGTACCGACCGAGGAATCAGCCACCAGGAGTAGACCGTTCGAAGACGTCGACGAAGCAGAACTCCGACAACTTCTGCTCGGTGCGCTCGAGGAGGAGGGACAGCCTTCGCTGCTTCTCCGCTTGATTGCAGCTGAGATGATTGGTCGGCATGCCGGAATCCAGCCTGGGCGTGCAGTTGCCGGCACGTACTACGTGTTCCGAACCCTGAGGATGGTCGACCCGAATCGCCTGCTGGCCGAGTTGATCGCCCGCGACAGCTCGAGCATCAGCGATCCGCTGCTAAATCGGTTGCGCCGCGACAAGTTCCAACAGAATGTGACAACATTCGAGCAGGAGATCGGGGCAGAGATTCGCCGCTTCCTCGTTGCCGACAGAGGTGCCGAAGCCATCGCCGAGACCTTGCGCCGGCCACTGCCTGAGGACGTCGAGTTTCTCACCGCGTCATTGAAGGTCATCGAAGAATTGCGACCGGTGATCACTCCGATGAGCAGGAAACTCACCGATCGGCTAGCGCGTCACAGTCACCGTAATGGCGCGCTGGACATCCGGCGAACCGTCCGGCGGTCGATGTCGGTTGGGGGACACCGATCGAACCCGTGTTTCGCCGCCCCCGACTCGCCAAGCCCGAGTTATACGTGCTCGCTGACATTTCCGGCTCAGTCGCGACGTTCGCGGCCTTTGCACTTCAACTGACTTACGCCCTCCGCTCCGAGTTCAGTCGGGTGCGAAGCTTCGTCTTCATGGATGGGCTCGATGAAGTAACCTCGATCCTCGCTGAGTCGGACACGATCATGGGCGCGAGCCAGAGAATAAACGAAGAGGGACTCGGCGTTTGGCTCAACGGTCACAGTGACTACGGCAATGCACTCGACACGTTCTGGCAGCGGTTCGGGGAACAGATCAATTCGCGCTCGATCGTGTTGATACTGGGCGATGCGCGAACCAACTATCACGCTACCCGGGCAGGGATCGTCGGTGACATACGTCGCCGGGCCGCCGATGTATTCTGGCTCAACCCAGAATCAAAGACTATGTGGGACACCGGCGATTCAATTATCGGCCGGTATGGTGAGCATTGCAGTGGAGTCTTCGAGTTCCGCAACCTCAAACAACTAGGCGCTTTCGTCGAACAGCTGGCTTGAGGCCTCGGAGAGAAAGAGCCGCCCCGAGAGCCTGCCTGTGAATCACAATCTTCTTACTACACACCAATTTCGGCCAATTTGTAGCTCGGCACCCGATAAATACATTGGGCGCCATTACTAAGGAGTTCGACATGATCATTCGCATCTCAGACCTCGAGGTCACTGTGCACGAGAGCGACGACCTCAACCGCATGCACGTAGAGTCCGACTCCGACCACATCGCAATCGACACCGCACTACGCAGCTCTGGGCTTGGCCACCTGGGCGAAGAGAACAGCGTGGTTCTCGATACGGCAGCGCTACGATCACGCTGCACTGACCCGACGCCGGATTGGGAGCGACGTTGGGCTGCAATGATGGACTACGCAACCAAGAAGGGTTGGACTCGCGATGGCGGCCGAAGCATCGTCGCGCACATCGAGTCTCAGTAACGTCGGAACACACCCACGTGGAGATCCTCGGATTCGCGACGGCTGGTTCAGCGGCGACTCCCGGGATCGCCCGACGACTCCAGCCCTATCCGAACACGACTTGCCATGTTCTCTCCCTCCCCCTGTGAGGAGCAAGAGAACATGGCAAGGGCCAGAACCGAATCAGGCAGGTTCGAACGCCAGCAGCGTCCAATCATCAGTAGCGTGGACGTAGCGCACCCGGACCGGGGCCCCGATCTTTACGTCCTCGGGGTCGACACCGAGCAACCCGCCCACCATCCGGAATCCTTCAGCCATCGTTACGTGCACAATCACATATGGCACATCGGCCTGAAACGCTTCGGTGGGCCCACGACGGATCACCGAATACGTATAGATGGTGCCTTCGCCAACTACCGGCGCCCAGACTGCCGCGACGGACTGGCACGACGGGCACAGCTCTTTGGGCACATAGCGGTAGGTACCGCACGCCTCACACCGTTGCACCGCAACCTTGTTCGACTTGAGTGACTGCCAGAACGGTGTCTGCCAGGCCGGGATATCGTCGGGTAGGAACTTGTCATAAGTGTTCATCGCCGCTACGCCCTTCCTAAGATTGCGGAGAAATTGTTCTGCATTGCGCCGCCGACTCCACTGAGATACGCCAGCTCGGCACCCTGCACCTGTCGCTCTCCCGAATCGCCCCGGAGCTGTTCGACGAGCTCGATCAAGGTAAACAGACTGCAAGAGCCCGCATGGCTGAACGAAAGGAAGCCCCCGGCGGTGTTGGTGGGCAACGAGCCGCCCACGCGCAGTGCTCCAGATTCCGCGAAAGGTCCGCCTTCACCGACAGCGCAAAATCCTGCCGACTCCAGACCGAACACAACGTTGATGGTGAAGTGATCGGCAATTCCGGCCACATCGATATCGGTACGCGCAACCCCGGCTGTCTTGAATGCCGTGTCGGCAGCCAACTTCGCCGCCGGAAAAGTGGCCAGATCCGGGCTGGCATTGGGATCGATGTGACTGTGGCCTTCGCCGTAGCCCATCAGCTGCACAGGACGGTGCTTCAAGTCCCGAGCGCGGTCCAGACTCGTCACCACAATCGCACCGCCGCCTTGGTTGATCGCACAGCAATCCAGTAGGTGCAGCGGATCCGCGATCATCCGAGAACTGAGGACGTCGTCGACTGTGAGATCGCCCCTCGACCCGTACACGGAAAGCGGATGCAAGACGGCGCCTTGACGCTGTGCAACGGCGATCTCTGCGAGTTGCTCAGGCGTCGTGCCGAATTCATACATATGCCGCATCGCCAACACCGCATAGTCGGATACGCGCGTCGTTCCGTAGACGTACTCGTACGGCCCGC
Proteins encoded:
- a CDS encoding Zn-ribbon domain-containing OB-fold protein — protein: MNTYDKFLPDDIPAWQTPFWQSLKSNKVAVQRCEACGTYRYVPKELCPSCQSVAAVWAPVVGEGTIYTYSVIRRGPTEAFQADVPYVIVHVTMAEGFRMVGGLLGVDPEDVKIGAPVRVRYVHATDDWTLLAFEPA
- a CDS encoding riboflavin kinase, encoding MATESATPRELLAQRVVESCSTPDTHSLIFNATQGLLPSSPVHGVVVYGDQRGRQLGFPTANVPVDYQQDVPTDGVYAGWLRRMDTRDIYPAAISVGTNPTFEGVRDRRIESYVLDRTDLELYGVAVEISFVAHVRDVESFDSIEGLIEQMGSDVDTIRKILVGADYVAQDV
- a CDS encoding nuclear transport factor 2 family protein, encoding MSNQTIDPTADAEKFIDAYNSGDLGRLESVFGKDAQLTHHNRGGTLAGRSAIMAMFEASGQMMPGKTFVDRQSLDVLGPDRVVVRHTWTVTPTVDVPGMAAAGEKISLDLATFLTFRDGVVVDYHDFG
- a CDS encoding MFS transporter, with amino-acid sequence MPTTSSETRRKPYLLVLMAMVAAESTGAFEAGMLIAVVPKLIADFNVTTADIGWAFTGFYLMVGASAAIGGRLGDLFGRKKVLIIVLLLSIIGSVVSVAVGTFTAVVVGRTLQGVSGAVLPLVLGVAREAVLPRRVPVTLSVVAGVQTLAGAAGFYVSGLLIEHVGWQAIFIVAAALAAFAAVVCAVGIERSPVTRVKGERIDFVGGALFVPALALILYGATSSQTKGWGSPTVLCGIGLGVVVGTIWVLWELRVENPLLNLRLLAKSQYALTLGIFAFVTFGALGGMQLVQPILFQGPTSAPVGLGLTPSQFGQIALVLSIVGFLFTPLSGRLARISGARTPIGIGIAIQLVTLPGFYFLRENLPVMIALLILGGTGLTFVLSAIPNLLAEFLPQENMGEGMGVVVVVGAICKSVGISAFAVVLSSAVVPGTQFPQVSAYGIAIGLAIIGVLIAMILVFLIPRRAPTQRTFATGDGIGTSALTHE
- a CDS encoding acyl-CoA dehydrogenase family protein, coding for MEFELTPDQQLFRGTTKEFLEKESSLEKVRELAESGKGFDRDWWQRGAELGWMSMLVSEKSGGDSISGAGLLDMAIVAEEMGRLVSPGPLVVANVVAAALSESSNMSAHVKVIEQLMAGDAVATYAMCEIDRGWDPAGTQLVAASEGDELVLTGVKDRVESAEQSEYILVTARRDDGLAQYLVPTDLPGLTITPLTGIDLVRQYSQVSFDGVRIPSSALVFSGDETGQAIERQLQIAVVLQCAELVGVISRVLEDTLQWMFDRYSFGRPLASYQALKHRVADMKMWLEASQGTTAAAARAVENRSPEAAEMVSIAKSYIGQVATDIIQDCVQLHGGIGITWEHDIHLYLRRATVNRVSWGTPSEHRERLATIIGV
- a CDS encoding acyl-CoA dehydrogenase family protein, giving the protein MGSPTEIDAIEDVESFRSRAKNWIAANLPLAKPVTGDEPESEDYDEAAWERASELQKLLYSGGFAGLCYPKEYGGQGLTPAHQNAFNEEVVGYEMPQLLNSPTFSICGPTILDMGTEEQKKQHLSAMIRGEEALVQFLSEPSCGSDLAGVVTRATRDGDVFILNGSKIWSSWAYAADYALCLARTDWDAPKHRGLTMFLLKVHQPGIEIRRIRQVNGNEEFCQEFFDNVEVPVANVVGEINGGWEVASRQMFHERNSVGGGSQYVSGKLMGPKRRSPTEGMIDIARRTGRSEDRHVRELIAESHAMGKVQQHLVERVVTGMRTESLPASSASIIRLFSGLGHLRQTEIALEIGGSHGIVSLAGTIGDRAIGETFITRQAACMGGGTTEIARNIIAERVLGMPREYSADRDLPYKDVRRGR
- a CDS encoding alpha/beta fold hydrolase, with translation MPHEPVLMVHGVGSSFDHNWQATGWVDILEGEGRNVIGVALPGHGVDSVSASEDPADVVLRGCPSEGKQVDAVGFSAGGHALLRAAARCPAAFRRIAVLGVGDPGEGAGDAMLGTIVDALEADDEPSAGTARTIRRLVVGVGNDRFAVARFLRMDRPQLSAEELAEIRLPTLVVMGENDFAGTAAGLVAALPTATLVTLPGTDHFSTPASFYAIESVLRFLSD
- a CDS encoding SDR family oxidoreductase; the protein is MSTRTYAITGAGSGIGKATADLLAESGHRIIGIDLRDADINIDLSDPTDRNALPDLVAELAPDGLDAILAIAGGPPNVNYFGAIATLNGLRPLLAGSTAPRAVAVTSFAALNEVDDRLLAAYLEGDEEKTAVETERITASGRTDLLYPSSKRALSQWLRRESITPQWAGNGIPLNGVAPGIIRTPMTFSILENEDSRQSLLDMVPMPLNGPADAHVPAKLVAWLASEENSHVTGQVIFLDGGADATVRGDAIFARQQ
- a CDS encoding AAA family ATPase; the encoded protein is MIEKVWTEKGEMKALEVDPDNVFSTAEEVGDALRTVGYLADDRIAQAVHLGYRLQKPVLVEGPAGTGKTELAKSVALATNSQLIRLQCYEGLDESKALYEWDYRKQLLHLQARGQKEPGSITTEPELDLFDEYFLLTRPLLKAIRSTDSVVLLIDEVDRIDVQTEALLLEVLSEYQVSIPELGTVTATRIPAVFLTSNNSRDLSDALKRRCLYLNIDYPSAERERDIIAARVPGISLQLAETVSEVIRSLRSMNLSKKPSISETLDWARTLTILNVDEVSSDVLLDTLPVLLKNQSDIALATKELAETPR
- a CDS encoding VWA domain-containing protein, which codes for MLADISGSVATFAAFALQLTYALRSEFSRVRSFVFMDGLDEVTSILAESDTIMGASQRINEEGLGVWLNGHSDYGNALDTFWQRFGEQINSRSIVLILGDARTNYHATRAGIVGDIRRRAADVFWLNPESKTMWDTGDSIIGRYGEHCSGVFEFRNLKQLGAFVEQLA
- a CDS encoding 6,7-dimethyl-8-ribityllumazine synthase, giving the protein MKNSQGQIAFIQATWHRNIVDRARKGFSDEVTTLGYSKERVEFFEVPGAFEIPLHAQRLALSGRYDAVVAAALVVDGGIYRHEFVSTAVIDGLMRVQLDTGVPVFSIVLTPHHFHEHSEHTAYFTEHFEKKGAEAAKACTATLTSLRSLPGL